From Selenomonas ruminantium AC2024, a single genomic window includes:
- a CDS encoding nitroreductase family protein, producing the protein MKCFQEAVINRRTNYALGKEIPVLPSQIVAAVERMTQEVPSSFNMQSARVVLAMGEHHEKVWSITKEALRRIVPADKFGATEQKIDSFAAGYGTVLFFEETDAVKELQGKYPPYAENFPIWASQANGMLQFAIWTQLTSMGLGVNIQHYNPLIDEKVKAHFDVPQSWSLVAQMVFGAPLAPPQPIEKMPISERVKVFD; encoded by the coding sequence GTGAAATGCTTTCAGGAGGCGGTCATCAACCGTCGCACAAATTACGCTTTGGGGAAGGAAATACCAGTATTGCCGTCGCAGATTGTCGCGGCGGTGGAGCGGATGACCCAGGAAGTGCCGTCATCCTTCAACATGCAGTCGGCCAGGGTTGTCCTGGCCATGGGGGAGCATCACGAGAAGGTCTGGAGCATAACGAAGGAAGCTTTGCGACGCATTGTGCCTGCAGACAAGTTTGGAGCCACTGAGCAGAAGATTGACAGCTTTGCAGCGGGTTATGGTACAGTTCTGTTCTTTGAGGAGACAGATGCCGTCAAGGAACTGCAGGGCAAATACCCACCCTATGCGGAAAATTTCCCCATTTGGGCATCCCAGGCCAACGGCATGCTTCAGTTTGCCATTTGGACACAACTGACCAGCATGGGGCTTGGAGTCAATATCCAGCACTATAATCCTTTGATTGATGAGAAGGTCAAAGCTCATTTTGATGTGCCCCAAAGCTGGAGCCTGGTGGCTCAGATGGTCTTTGGTGCACCGCTGGCACCACCGCAGCCTATTGAGAAAATGCCCATCAGCGAGAGGGTTAAAGTTTTTGACTGA
- a CDS encoding radical SAM mobile pair system MarR family transcriptional regulator — protein MKTNGGFLVTKIKQLGDRIFERILAEKNIDAFNGAQGRILYVLWQEDGVPIKIISEKSGLAITSLTTMLERMEKNGLISRKTDEADKRKTLLFLTDKAKELKEAYDSVSNKMGNIYYRDFTDKEILQFEEYLNRIRVNLEEWSDK, from the coding sequence ATGAAGACAAATGGTGGATTTCTTGTTACAAAAATAAAACAGCTGGGTGATCGTATATTTGAAAGGATACTGGCAGAAAAAAACATTGATGCATTTAACGGAGCTCAGGGAAGGATTCTTTATGTCTTATGGCAGGAAGATGGTGTTCCTATTAAAATTATTTCCGAGAAAAGCGGACTTGCAATTACTTCACTTACGACCATGCTTGAGCGGATGGAAAAAAACGGACTGATAAGCCGCAAAACGGATGAAGCTGATAAGAGAAAAACTCTTCTGTTCCTCACAGATAAAGCCAAAGAACTTAAAGAAGCTTATGACTCCGTATCCAATAAGATGGGGAATATTTATTATCGTGATTTTACGGATAAAGAGATTCTTCAGTTTGAAGAGTATCTTAACCGCATCAGGGTAAACCTTGAGGAATGGAGTGACAAATGA
- the dapB gene encoding 4-hydroxy-tetrahydrodipicolinate reductase, with protein MVTVLVNGACGRMGRAVLKAVQEAEDLQLVGAVDITGGADCGELAGLKANGVKVETDLQAALDRIKPEVMIDFTRPDVVFHNVTTALRAKVSPVVGTTGLSDEQKAEIKKLAEENDTPAFIAPNFAIGAVLMMVMAKQAAKYMPEVEIIELHHDNKLDAPSGTAVQTAAMIAEVRAEHKQGHPDEKEKLTGARGADYEGMHIHSVRLPGYVAHQEVIFGGLGQTLTIRHDSLNRESFMPGVVLAAQKVRGLKGLTVGLDKLLEF; from the coding sequence TTGGTAACAGTATTAGTGAACGGTGCATGCGGCCGTATGGGCCGTGCCGTGCTGAAGGCCGTACAGGAAGCAGAAGACTTGCAGCTGGTTGGTGCCGTGGACATTACAGGCGGCGCAGATTGTGGCGAGCTGGCCGGTCTTAAAGCCAATGGCGTAAAGGTAGAGACGGATTTACAGGCAGCACTGGACCGTATTAAACCGGAGGTTATGATTGATTTCACTCGTCCGGATGTGGTATTTCATAATGTAACGACGGCGTTGAGGGCTAAGGTTTCCCCGGTAGTGGGAACTACGGGCCTCAGCGATGAGCAGAAGGCAGAGATTAAGAAGCTGGCTGAAGAAAATGATACACCGGCCTTTATTGCGCCTAACTTTGCCATTGGGGCGGTATTGATGATGGTTATGGCCAAACAGGCGGCCAAATACATGCCGGAAGTAGAAATCATCGAGCTTCATCATGACAATAAGCTCGATGCACCTTCCGGTACGGCTGTGCAGACAGCAGCCATGATTGCCGAAGTCCGTGCGGAGCATAAGCAAGGGCATCCTGACGAAAAAGAAAAACTCACGGGCGCCCGCGGTGCTGATTACGAGGGGATGCATATTCACAGCGTACGTCTGCCCGGTTATGTAGCGCATCAGGAAGTTATCTTTGGTGGTCTGGGGCAGACGCTGACCATCCGTCACGATTCGCTGAACCGTGAGTCCTTTATGCCCGGCGTAGTGCTCGCGGCACAGAAGGTGCGTGGCCTTAAGGGACTGACTGTAGGCTTGGACAAACTCTTGGAGTTTTAA
- a CDS encoding DUF4405 domain-containing protein yields the protein MKKNYCLDWLLFLSGLACIATGLLLDFHLIPGGREAKGPFVTVHTYSGYLMAVGILLHLVWHKSWISAVTKKICGEKPPARPF from the coding sequence ATGAAAAAGAATTACTGCCTTGACTGGCTGCTATTCCTTAGCGGACTTGCTTGCATAGCCACTGGCCTTTTGCTGGACTTCCATTTGATTCCTGGCGGTAGAGAGGCAAAAGGCCCCTTTGTTACGGTGCATACATATAGCGGCTATCTCATGGCCGTGGGGATACTTCTTCATCTTGTCTGGCATAAGAGCTGGATTTCTGCTGTTACAAAGAAGATTTGCGGAGAAAAACCCCCAGCCAGACCGTTTTGA
- the recG gene encoding ATP-dependent DNA helicase RecG, whose protein sequence is MQLTDGIQYVKGVGPKKKAELNRLGLFTVYDLLTYFPRTYEDQSVLTRISELQAGEKATVAGTIMNVSERQGGRRGMSILMALIGDGTGILQVTWFNQKYLKSKLKVGKKVFVTGKAAYAYGGRGQFAMSQLSSFQILDEEEEPENMTGIMPVYPATEKLNQKFFRKVLGGLLTEELSIRELIPASVAERYHLLSRRKALQDIHFPADFAALKEARNHLAFEELYLIQCGLLLLKRQAREHSKGIRHLLSSELVGRLVKSLPFQLTEDQSRTWQEIQRDMESPLPMRRLVQGDVGSGKTVIAMLALVKTVENGYQGALMAPTEILASQHYEGFVKQLESLGIRVGFLSGRLTKKKREDMYARIAAQEVDIVIGTHALIQEGVAFAKLGLVVTDEQHRFGIAQRAELERKGRLMPDVLVMTATPIPRTMTLTVYGDLDVSLIQQLPPGRQPIRTFVRKPDKRDLIYDYVHQQLAAGRQAYVVCPLIEMNEESDLPSAEEVYDELRYGIFRDMPCGLVHGKMKAADKEQVMQDFYDNKIKLLVSTTVIEVGVNVPNASIMVVEHAERFGLAQLHQLRGRIGRGEYKSYCILVSEMKTESARERLKIMAETSDGFKLAEEDLRLRGPGQFFGSMQHGLPDLKVADVLNDMDILLKARQAAQETVASQAERQDVLPILALQYKEQFENITDI, encoded by the coding sequence TTGCAACTGACGGACGGAATACAATATGTAAAGGGCGTGGGGCCGAAGAAAAAGGCTGAACTAAACCGCCTGGGACTCTTTACGGTCTATGACTTGCTGACTTATTTCCCCCGCACCTATGAGGACCAAAGCGTGCTCACGAGAATCTCCGAGCTGCAGGCCGGGGAAAAAGCCACGGTGGCGGGCACGATTATGAATGTCTCCGAACGGCAGGGAGGCAGGCGTGGTATGAGCATCCTTATGGCCCTGATTGGTGATGGTACGGGAATATTGCAGGTCACCTGGTTTAACCAAAAGTACCTGAAAAGCAAATTAAAGGTAGGGAAAAAAGTTTTTGTGACCGGGAAGGCAGCATATGCTTATGGCGGCCGAGGACAGTTTGCCATGAGTCAGCTGAGCAGCTTCCAGATTCTGGATGAGGAAGAAGAACCGGAAAATATGACGGGGATTATGCCAGTTTATCCGGCCACGGAAAAACTCAATCAGAAATTCTTCCGCAAGGTGCTTGGGGGACTACTGACGGAGGAACTAAGCATTCGTGAACTGATTCCTGCAAGTGTAGCGGAACGTTATCATTTGCTGAGCAGGCGGAAGGCTTTGCAGGACATTCATTTCCCCGCAGACTTTGCGGCATTAAAAGAAGCGCGGAATCATCTGGCCTTTGAGGAACTCTATCTGATTCAGTGCGGCCTGTTGCTCTTGAAGCGGCAGGCGCGTGAGCACAGTAAGGGCATTCGTCATCTGCTCAGCAGTGAACTGGTGGGGCGGCTTGTAAAATCTCTGCCCTTTCAGTTGACGGAGGACCAAAGCCGCACTTGGCAGGAAATCCAGCGGGATATGGAAAGTCCTCTGCCCATGCGACGACTGGTGCAGGGAGACGTTGGCTCCGGTAAAACGGTAATCGCCATGCTGGCACTGGTTAAGACGGTGGAGAACGGCTATCAGGGCGCGCTTATGGCGCCCACGGAAATTCTGGCCAGCCAGCATTACGAAGGTTTTGTGAAGCAGTTGGAATCTTTGGGCATTCGTGTGGGATTCTTGTCGGGGCGGCTGACGAAAAAGAAACGGGAGGATATGTATGCCCGGATTGCCGCCCAGGAGGTGGACATCGTCATCGGTACCCATGCGCTGATTCAGGAAGGTGTGGCGTTTGCAAAGCTGGGCTTGGTGGTGACGGACGAACAGCACCGCTTCGGCATTGCCCAGCGGGCGGAGCTGGAGAGGAAGGGCAGGCTGATGCCGGATGTATTGGTCATGACGGCAACGCCAATTCCGCGTACCATGACCTTGACTGTGTACGGTGATTTGGATGTATCATTGATTCAGCAGCTGCCACCAGGGCGTCAGCCTATCCGCACTTTCGTGAGGAAGCCCGACAAGCGGGATTTGATTTACGATTATGTCCATCAGCAGTTGGCTGCCGGGCGGCAGGCTTATGTGGTCTGTCCACTGATTGAAATGAATGAGGAAAGCGACCTGCCCTCAGCCGAGGAAGTCTATGATGAACTGCGCTACGGCATCTTCCGGGATATGCCCTGTGGTCTTGTCCATGGCAAGATGAAGGCCGCAGACAAGGAACAGGTTATGCAGGACTTCTACGACAATAAGATAAAGCTTCTGGTATCCACGACGGTCATCGAAGTGGGCGTCAACGTGCCCAATGCCAGCATTATGGTGGTGGAGCATGCGGAGCGCTTCGGCTTGGCACAGCTCCATCAGCTGCGTGGGCGCATTGGACGAGGCGAATATAAGTCCTACTGCATCCTTGTATCGGAAATGAAAACCGAAAGCGCCCGCGAACGGCTCAAAATTATGGCGGAGACAAGCGACGGCTTTAAGCTGGCAGAGGAGGATTTGCGCCTGCGCGGGCCGGGACAGTTCTTTGGTTCCATGCAGCATGGCCTGCCGGATTTGAAGGTAGCCGATGTCTTAAATGATATGGATATCCTGTTGAAAGCGCGGCAGGCAGCTCAGGAAACAGTGGCCAGTCAGGCAGAACGGCAGGATGTACTGCCGATTCTGGCGTTGCAGTACAAGGAGCAGTTTGAAAATATCACCGATATCTAA
- a CDS encoding radical SAM mobile pair protein A yields the protein MSICIKDQIQNMNLVIGCTVGCPYCYARNNTRRYHIIDDFEKPQFFQGKLRMMEKKKPQNFLLTGMSDLSGWHEEWREEVFKKIAENPQHQFLFLTKRPDLLSFETDLDNAWFGVTVTRKSELWRIDALRSNVKAKKYHVTFEPLFDDPGKVDLAGIDWIVVGTMTGAKSRTVKTDPGWAYSLTEQAHELNIPVFWKEDLVPIMGEEMIQEMPDAFNKVLEEQRKWNNQKSK from the coding sequence ATGAGTATCTGTATTAAAGATCAGATTCAGAACATGAATCTTGTTATAGGGTGCACTGTTGGATGTCCGTACTGCTATGCCAGAAACAATACGAGGCGTTATCACATCATAGATGATTTTGAAAAGCCACAGTTTTTTCAAGGAAAGCTTCGTATGATGGAAAAGAAAAAGCCGCAGAATTTTCTGCTGACCGGCATGAGCGATCTCTCGGGCTGGCATGAGGAATGGAGAGAGGAAGTCTTTAAAAAGATAGCAGAGAATCCTCAGCACCAGTTTCTTTTTCTTACCAAACGACCGGATCTTCTGTCTTTTGAAACAGATCTTGATAATGCATGGTTTGGCGTTACAGTTACGAGAAAGTCTGAGTTATGGCGTATTGATGCACTGCGGAGCAATGTGAAGGCAAAAAAATATCATGTTACCTTTGAGCCTTTGTTCGATGATCCGGGTAAGGTTGATCTTGCAGGCATTGACTGGATTGTGGTGGGAACCATGACAGGTGCAAAGAGCAGGACTGTTAAAACAGATCCCGGGTGGGCTTATTCATTGACAGAACAGGCTCATGAACTGAACATTCCTGTATTCTGGAAAGAAGATCTTGTTCCGATTATGGGAGAAGAAATGATACAGGAAATGCCGGATGCTTTTAACAAAGTGCTGGAGGAACAGAGGAAATGGAACAACCAGAAATCAAAGTAA
- a CDS encoding transposase — protein sequence MSNKEELIYGRYDTTKMSVCEVKSLVWRYYESYWNNRRICSAIGGMPSKVKLENYYDSLQAVA from the coding sequence ATGTCAAATAAGGAGGAACTTATCTATGGCCGTTACGATACCACCAAGATGAGTGTATGTGAAGTAAAAAGTCTTGTCTGGCGTTATTATGAATCCTATTGGAATAATCGCCGTATATGCTCCGCCATAGGAGGGATGCCTTCCAAGGTGAAACTTGAGAATTACTATGATTCTCTACAGGCAGTAGCATAG
- a CDS encoding acetyl-CoA hydrolase/transferase family protein — translation MIDILDRVRNKELQSKIVTAEEAAAFFKEGMNVATSGFTASAYPKAIPLALAERMKKEPFTINLWTGASTGPELDEALAKVHGIKKRLPYQTDKDLRNEINDGSVDYLDLHLSESAQLSRCGYLGKVDVAVVEACAITEEGNIIPTTSLGNAASYVQSADTVIVEVNTSQPLELEGMHDVYIPMDPPNRLPIPIVKATDRVGTPYIPCTPDKIKYIVPCDIPDHTRPLKAIDEDSRKMSQFTLDFLKKEVEAGRMPKNLLPLQSGVGNVANAVMAGFVDSDLKDLTVYTEVIQDGMLDLIDAGKLLIASGTAFSPSPEGMARFYKDVAKYKKYLLLRPEEISNSPEVVHRLGVIAMNTAIEVDIYGNVNSTHITGTKMMNGIGGSGDFARNAYLTIFYTPSVAKDGKISAVVPMCSHIDHTEHDVDIIITEQGIADLRGKAPRERALEIINNCAHPDYRPILRDYFERATEATHHANTPHILEEALSFHERFVATGSMKK, via the coding sequence ATGATTGATATTCTCGACCGCGTGCGCAACAAAGAGTTGCAAAGCAAGATTGTCACGGCGGAAGAAGCAGCAGCTTTTTTCAAAGAAGGCATGAATGTTGCAACCAGTGGTTTTACTGCTTCGGCATATCCGAAAGCAATTCCGCTGGCATTGGCTGAACGGATGAAGAAGGAACCGTTCACCATTAACCTCTGGACGGGAGCTTCCACAGGCCCGGAACTGGATGAAGCATTGGCCAAGGTTCACGGCATTAAGAAGCGTTTACCCTACCAGACGGATAAGGATTTGCGCAATGAAATCAACGACGGTTCGGTAGATTATCTGGACCTGCATCTTTCCGAGTCAGCCCAGCTCAGCCGTTGCGGTTATCTTGGCAAGGTGGATGTGGCAGTGGTAGAAGCCTGCGCCATCACCGAGGAAGGCAACATCATTCCGACCACGTCCTTGGGTAATGCTGCATCTTATGTGCAGAGTGCAGATACGGTTATCGTAGAAGTCAACACTTCTCAGCCGCTGGAACTTGAGGGTATGCATGATGTGTATATTCCCATGGACCCGCCAAACCGTCTGCCCATTCCTATCGTGAAGGCAACGGACCGTGTAGGTACGCCGTACATTCCCTGCACGCCGGATAAGATTAAATACATCGTTCCTTGCGATATTCCGGACCATACGCGCCCACTCAAGGCCATCGACGAGGATTCCCGCAAGATGAGCCAGTTCACGCTGGACTTCCTCAAGAAGGAAGTGGAAGCTGGCCGCATGCCGAAGAACCTGCTGCCGCTGCAGTCTGGTGTCGGCAACGTAGCCAACGCCGTTATGGCAGGCTTCGTGGATTCCGACCTCAAGGATTTGACGGTATACACCGAAGTTATTCAGGATGGTATGCTCGACCTCATTGACGCCGGCAAACTGCTGATTGCTTCTGGTACGGCTTTCAGCCCGTCGCCGGAAGGTATGGCCCGCTTCTATAAGGACGTTGCCAAGTATAAGAAATACCTGCTGCTGCGTCCGGAAGAAATTTCCAACAGCCCGGAAGTGGTTCACCGCCTCGGTGTTATCGCCATGAACACGGCTATCGAAGTGGATATCTACGGCAACGTAAACTCCACGCATATCACGGGCACCAAGATGATGAACGGTATCGGCGGCAGCGGCGACTTCGCCCGTAACGCTTATCTGACCATCTTCTACACGCCGTCTGTTGCGAAAGATGGCAAGATTTCCGCAGTTGTTCCGATGTGCTCCCATATCGACCACACGGAACATGATGTGGACATCATCATTACGGAGCAGGGTATTGCAGACCTTCGTGGCAAGGCTCCTCGTGAGCGCGCCCTCGAAATCATCAATAACTGCGCCCATCCGGACTATCGTCCGATTTTGCGGGATTACTTCGAACGAGCAACCGAAGCAACCCATCATGCCAATACGCCGCACATTCTGGAAGAGGCACTGTCCTTCCATGAACGCTTCGTGGCTACGGGCAGCATGAAAAAGTAA
- a CDS encoding aspartate-semialdehyde dehydrogenase: MKKYNVAILGATGAVGQEFLNLIEERNFPFANLKMLASKRSAGKKIQFMGKEYTVEEATVDSFKDVDIALFAGGSASKEFAPAAVKAGAVVIDNSSTFRMDPEVPLVVPEVNPEAIAQHKGIIANPNCSTIIMVMALKPLYDIAKIKRVVVSTYQAVSGGGKEAMAELEQQVADIVAGKPVTANILPGAALKKHYQIAFNLLPQIDVFKENLYTKEEMKMIDETKKIMSDNDMRITATTIRVPVYRSHAESVNVEFADEVSVEAARKALEAFPGVEVVDNPDEQLYPQPLETSGKNDVAVGRLRKDYSIDHGLNMWVCGDQIRKGAALNALQIAEYMIEKDML, translated from the coding sequence ATGAAAAAGTATAATGTGGCAATTCTGGGCGCAACGGGTGCCGTAGGTCAGGAATTCTTAAATCTCATTGAGGAACGCAATTTCCCGTTTGCTAACCTCAAGATGCTGGCTTCCAAACGCAGTGCCGGCAAGAAAATCCAGTTTATGGGCAAGGAATATACTGTTGAAGAAGCTACGGTGGATTCCTTCAAGGATGTGGATATCGCCCTGTTTGCTGGTGGCAGTGCCAGCAAGGAATTTGCGCCTGCCGCTGTAAAAGCCGGTGCCGTGGTTATCGATAACTCCAGCACTTTCCGTATGGACCCGGAAGTTCCTCTGGTTGTGCCGGAAGTCAATCCGGAAGCCATTGCCCAGCATAAGGGCATTATCGCCAATCCGAACTGCTCAACCATCATCATGGTTATGGCACTGAAGCCGCTTTATGATATTGCCAAAATCAAACGTGTAGTTGTCTCCACGTATCAGGCTGTATCCGGTGGCGGCAAGGAAGCTATGGCAGAGCTCGAACAGCAGGTTGCGGATATCGTAGCAGGCAAGCCCGTAACGGCTAACATTCTGCCCGGTGCAGCCCTCAAGAAGCATTATCAGATTGCTTTTAACTTGCTGCCGCAGATTGACGTCTTCAAGGAAAACCTCTATACCAAAGAGGAAATGAAGATGATTGACGAGACGAAGAAAATCATGAGCGATAACGATATGCGCATTACGGCAACGACCATCCGCGTGCCGGTATACCGCAGCCATGCCGAGTCCGTCAATGTGGAATTTGCCGATGAGGTCAGCGTAGAAGCTGCCCGTAAGGCTCTCGAAGCATTCCCTGGTGTAGAAGTGGTGGATAACCCGGATGAACAGCTCTATCCGCAGCCGCTCGAAACCTCCGGCAAGAATGATGTAGCCGTAGGTCGCCTGCGTAAGGACTATTCCATCGACCATGGTCTTAATATGTGGGTTTGCGGTGACCAGATTCGCAAGGGTGCCGCTCTCAATGCACTGCAGATTGCAGAGTATATGATTGAGAAAGATATGCTCTAA
- a CDS encoding radical SAM mobile pair protein B, giving the protein MEQPEIKVNHIETKSVMTKSNTPIGGYSVNPYVGCPHACKYCYASFMKRFTGHTEEWGTFMDVKDWPGIKNPKKYAGQKVIIGTVTDGYNPLEKTYKNTRRLLEELKDSGADILICTKSDLVLRDLDLLKEINENSRLTVSWSINTLDEEFKDDMDAAVSIERRLAAMKEVYAAGIRTICFISPVFPGITDIEAIIDRTKDQCDLVWLENLNLRGGFKADIMKYISDKHPDLVPLYDEIYNKKNRSYFEALEKKAEELAKKYDCRFVDNETPYERVEKGHPTIVDYFYHEEVRGTANSGKRNVIHNP; this is encoded by the coding sequence ATGGAACAACCAGAAATCAAAGTAAATCATATAGAAACAAAAAGTGTAATGACAAAATCGAATACTCCTATTGGAGGATATTCGGTGAATCCCTATGTGGGGTGTCCCCATGCCTGTAAATACTGCTACGCATCTTTTATGAAACGCTTTACAGGGCATACGGAGGAATGGGGAACTTTCATGGATGTGAAAGACTGGCCTGGAATAAAGAATCCAAAGAAGTATGCCGGCCAGAAGGTGATCATTGGAACAGTTACGGATGGTTATAATCCGCTAGAGAAAACATATAAAAATACAAGAAGACTTCTGGAAGAACTAAAGGACAGTGGTGCGGACATACTTATCTGCACAAAGTCAGACCTTGTACTAAGAGATCTGGATCTGCTAAAAGAGATCAATGAAAATAGCAGACTTACAGTATCATGGTCAATCAATACTCTCGATGAAGAGTTTAAAGATGATATGGATGCGGCAGTAAGCATAGAAAGAAGGCTTGCTGCAATGAAAGAGGTATATGCGGCAGGCATTCGTACAATTTGCTTCATTTCACCCGTGTTCCCGGGGATTACGGATATAGAAGCAATCATAGACAGGACAAAAGATCAGTGTGACCTTGTATGGCTTGAGAATCTGAATCTTCGCGGAGGTTTTAAGGCAGATATCATGAAATACATTTCCGATAAACATCCGGATCTGGTGCCGCTGTATGACGAAATTTATAACAAAAAGAACCGCAGCTATTTTGAAGCGCTGGAAAAGAAAGCAGAAGAGCTGGCTAAAAAGTATGATTGCAGGTTTGTTGATAATGAAACTCCGTATGAGAGAGTAGAGAAAGGACATCCAACAATCGTAGATTACTTTTACCACGAAGAAGTAAGAGGAACTGCCAATAGTGGAAAGAGAAATGTAATACATAATCCTTGA
- a CDS encoding acyl-CoA mutase large subunit family protein → MSTEKIQAELAKYEASVEKAVARFPERPHLPEQRLYTPLDIKGDDYADEISFPGVYPFTRGVQPTMYRGRFWTMRMYAGFSTAEESNKRYRMLIENGATGLSCAFDLPTQIGYDSTDPISEGEVGKVGVAIDSLADMETLFDQIDLGKVSTSMTINAPASVLLAMYIAVAEKQGVPADQLRGTIQNDILKEYAARGTYIFPPRPSMRLITNIFEYCSQNVPKWNTISISGYHIREAGSTAAQEIAFTIADGIAYCEAAIKAGLKIDDFAGRLSFFWNAHNNVLEEVAKFRASRRIWAKVMKERFHAEKDKSMMLRFHTQTAGSMLTAQQPNNNIVRVALQTAAAVMGGTQSLHTNSRDEALALPTQESVTIALRTQQIVAYESGLADVIDPLAGSYYVEAMTDKIEAEAWDYIKKIDDMGGAVAAIEKGYIQKEIQDSAYKWQMDVESGARTIVGVNKFQMENEEPPKDLLKVDEAVGERQKAKVNAMKEKRDNEAVKAALADLKKACQDENENLMPHILAAVKTYATLGEICNVMREVFGEYEAHVSL, encoded by the coding sequence ATGAGCACGGAAAAAATCCAGGCTGAGCTTGCTAAATACGAAGCCAGCGTAGAAAAAGCAGTAGCACGTTTCCCGGAACGTCCGCATCTTCCTGAGCAGCGTCTGTATACGCCGCTCGATATTAAGGGCGATGATTATGCGGATGAAATCAGCTTTCCGGGCGTTTATCCCTTCACCCGTGGTGTACAGCCCACCATGTACCGTGGCCGTTTCTGGACCATGCGTATGTATGCCGGCTTCTCCACGGCAGAAGAATCCAACAAGCGTTATCGTATGTTGATTGAAAACGGCGCTACGGGCCTTTCCTGCGCCTTTGACCTGCCGACCCAGATTGGTTACGATTCCACCGACCCGATTTCCGAAGGTGAAGTTGGTAAGGTTGGTGTAGCCATCGACTCTCTGGCAGATATGGAAACTCTCTTTGACCAGATTGACCTGGGCAAGGTTTCTACGTCCATGACCATCAATGCACCGGCTTCGGTTCTCCTGGCCATGTATATCGCTGTAGCTGAAAAGCAGGGTGTTCCTGCTGACCAGCTCCGTGGTACGATTCAGAACGATATTCTGAAGGAATACGCAGCCCGCGGCACGTATATCTTCCCTCCGCGCCCGTCCATGCGCCTGATTACGAATATCTTTGAATACTGCTCCCAGAACGTACCGAAATGGAACACCATTTCCATCTCTGGTTACCATATCCGTGAAGCAGGTTCCACGGCAGCGCAGGAAATCGCATTCACCATCGCCGATGGTATTGCATACTGCGAAGCAGCCATCAAAGCTGGCCTGAAGATTGATGATTTCGCTGGCCGTCTGTCCTTCTTCTGGAATGCACATAACAACGTGCTTGAAGAAGTGGCGAAGTTCCGTGCTTCCCGCCGTATCTGGGCTAAAGTTATGAAGGAACGCTTCCATGCAGAAAAGGATAAATCCATGATGCTGCGTTTCCATACCCAGACGGCTGGTTCTATGCTGACTGCTCAGCAGCCCAACAACAACATCGTCCGCGTTGCTCTGCAGACGGCTGCTGCTGTTATGGGCGGCACTCAGTCCCTGCATACCAACTCCCGTGATGAAGCTTTGGCTCTGCCGACGCAGGAATCCGTTACGATTGCCCTGCGTACCCAGCAGATTGTTGCTTACGAAAGCGGTCTTGCTGATGTTATCGACCCGCTGGCTGGTTCCTACTATGTAGAAGCCATGACGGACAAGATTGAAGCCGAAGCATGGGATTACATCAAGAAGATTGATGATATGGGCGGTGCTGTTGCTGCTATCGAAAAAGGCTACATCCAGAAAGAAATTCAGGATTCCGCTTACAAATGGCAGATGGATGTTGAATCCGGTGCCCGCACCATCGTTGGTGTCAACAAATTCCAGATGGAAAATGAAGAACCTCCAAAAGACCTGTTGAAGGTTGATGAAGCTGTTGGCGAACGCCAGAAGGCCAAAGTCAACGCCATGAAGGAAAAACGCGACAATGAGGCCGTTAAGGCTGCGCTGGCTGACCTCAAGAAAGCCTGCCAGGACGAAAACGAAAACCTTATGCCGCACATTCTCGCCGCCGTTAAGACTTACGCTACGCTCGGTGAAATCTGCAACGTAATGCGTGAAGTGTTCGGTGAATATGAGGCTCATGTCAGCCTGTAA